In Rhizophagus irregularis chromosome 28, complete sequence, the genomic stretch TGTACAATAGTGTTATTAAGGTATTTAGAGGCTCAAACAATGTGGATGCATCCATGTAACAAATTTTACTGGCCTGTAGAACAGTTTCATGTATGCAGTACATCAGACCAGTTACAATACATAGGATGAAAGATTTTCTGACTTCCGCATCAAACTCTTGTAATACTGCTTTACCATTACCTGATATGTTGTAATTTTCAACTACTTCTCCTAAatatttgaacattttttttccattggGACTACCAAGTGTATTTTTGCAGTACTCTTGAAAAAGTCTAACAACATAACCATAATCCAGGTTGTTGCTTCAATCTGCAAGCAGTTCCACTAgttcttaattattttctgTATTTTCTGCAAATAGATGGAGCTcatattcatataaatatttcgCTGAAGCTGGAGAATACCCATccttaaataattctaaaatctTTTCACACATTTCACCATTAATATGTCAAAAACTAAGAGACTGAatttatcacatgattatGCGTGAATCagatattaattttgaatggATAGTTAGTTTCAAGTCTTCATCTCTCTAAACAAAGATGAATTTCTGCAGTGCAATCTGTGTTTTGTACTCGAGACGATTGTGGAAGTTTTGTCTCACAGTTACCTTGCTTTTTCTTTACCTTTTTGCTATGGATCATCAGTAAGATTTTGGGTGGTGTATACTAGTGTTAATTAATGCCAATTGACACTAGTGTTGTTTAATGCCTTAAAAACGTAGAAAAACTAACCCTATAATAACCGACACTATCAAAATATGCGTAAAAAAATGGCAAATTAATGTTAACCAACGCGTATCATAtgttagtttatttatattgtacaataaacatatagtattaaaaaatacatttatttacatGTATATTTTAGTTGAAAAATGCATTTAAAAGTGTATTTATTTagcattatttatattaaattatctaattatttaactAATGTAAATATCTAATgtaaatctatatataataaaataaaaaaattaagttttcgGAAGTACCAATATCCAGGTACCCGATTTAAAGCCCTTTTGCTGGATAATCGTTTTCACTGATTTTTGTAGATTGTTGGAATAAATCGCACTAATCAAAGAAGTCTAATATCACAATTCATCATCtctgatatttaatattttgcttcggaatcataaaaattctatttgaaaccctacaaaaaaaaagaaaaaaaacattaataataataataataaaataaaataagtttcgTTTCAaaattcgaaacttaccatccAATTGAAGGTggaactaattaaaaaaaaataataaaataattcatttcgCAACTgaatgttgcgaaacttataGTTCAAGAATTCCCAACGCATTCCGGATTcgaaacctacaaaagaaaataaaatagaaacgttagctaacgtttctaattaaaatgaaaaagtgATTATTTCACAATGGGACGTTGTGAAACTCACATTATAAGCGTTTCCAGCATATTCCCGATctgaaacctacaaaaaaaaacaagagaTACATTAGTTCACCATTTCTAATTAATGAGACGTTTCAAAAACTGGCCTGGGATTCTGATGTATCGATCGTTGCCAGAATTCCCGTACTTTACCAGTATCACCGACAGCGCTAAAGCTTCTTTGCTTAACTATTATCAATCGATCTCATGTAACAATACTATACAAATCGCTTCTTTGCGTTTTTACAATTCCCCTTCATGCAATTGATGTATTATTGAACACACTCATTGATTGATCGATCCAATTATTTTGCCGGTTTCCAACAATTTCTAGGATCCTGGTTTCAAAATTGGAATTTGGAACGGATTCTATTGTATAcctaaataaaagaaaaagaaaaaggaaatgttaataaatatttcctaatttataaaaaaaaacaaaaaaacaacgGAAGTTTCATAACGAAATgtacgaaacttaccattacAGGACCCGTATCCAATACCGGATATTcttgaacctacaaaaaataaaggagACGTTCAGTTAGAACGtttcctaataaaaaattttttaaaaaaagttttgagaTGAACAgctcgaaacttaccattccGTTTCCTCCAAAATCGAATATGTCGAAAgtactacaaaaaaaaaaattatggaaacATTAGTAACGTTTCCtaatagaaatgaaaaaaaaaaataatttaaaaaagtttcgaagcgaatgcttcgaaacttaccgttTCCAAATTCCAAGTCAAGCGCGTCAAAGgtcctacaaaagaaaaatataggAAACGTTAGTAATGTTtcctaaaaagaaattaaaaaataaatttctttaaagatGTTTCGAGGTGAACGCCTCGAAACTTACCCTTTCTTTTCCACAGTCAAATACGCTAAAagtcctaaaaaaagaagtataGGAAGCGTTAAAAACGgttcctaaaaaataaaaaaaaaaatattaaaagtttcgaagcgaacgcttcgaaacttaccatttcgtTTTCCCAAAATCGAATATGCCGAAGGTtctacaaaaatattataggaAACATTAGTAACGTTTCctaatagaaattaaaaaaaaaaaaatttaaaaaaagtttcgaggCGAACGcctcgaaacttaccatttagCCCGAAGTAAAACCAAAGGAACGTTCCCtcataaaattaagaaaaaaataactttaaaaaaaaagtttcgaagcaaaagcttcgaaacttaccattttggAAATGGGAGAACGAAAAGGGGAAGGGGAAAAAGGGATAATGAAAGAGGagaaggggagaacgaaaaCGAAAAGGGGAAGGGGATAACGAAAGAGAAGGAGAAGGGAGAACGAAAAGgggaaggggagaacgaaaaGGAAAaggcgaaaaaaaaaaattaagctttgctaaaaaaagcttaattttttttttttcgctataCCGCAGCACCACAGCAGGCGCAGCggtaattactaatttaaatcacgtgatacacgTGATacgtaaatttatataaatagggcTTTCCCCGAACTTTgaaacttttcttttataatttttaatagatgtATATATGTgcttatatatacatatatatatatctattaacTTTAATACTTTACGAAAAGCCCCTTCTCTATAAATAGGTAGAGGTCATAAAGTACCTATAGGGGGAGAGCTATTGCTGCTCCCTCCGCCTGTTTTATAGTGATAAAAAGAGGGAGTCTTCAGTAGTAAGGTTTGATGTGTATTTATacacattaattattaatattgaacaaCACAATAAACTACAcctagtattaaaaaatatgtataatgttaaaaaatactaataaaaatgagtGTTTTTCTTTACTAAATTGCAGTATAACAAACTTTGTATTTATATGTACTGCTTAATACCATTTAACAATATGTTAAACTAAATTCTGTGTTGAAAAATATGTATACTGTTAATAAATGGCAATAACAACTagtgtatttttatattaaattttaatattgcaaCATTTTGtgtttatttacattaattaatgGCATTAAACTATATTGCATATCATATTAAACTATACTTAACATCAAACAACATAAAAAAACTTGTATAATTATACGTATATAACAGCATTCAGTGTTAATCATTACAGTATACAGTATTAAACAATAGGATATATCATATTAAACAACTCCTTAATGTTAATTAACACTATAATTATGTAAAGCAACACTTTTAAAACTTGCTGATGATGCAATGGCATTTTTCTCTAAAAAGTACCTGATTTTCCTTTACTTCATAACCTTTAGATTATGGcatcattatttttgtatGCATATAGGctgatttatggaattaagtttttatattcaaaaaactaactttattaagCAAATGCAAATACAAgttacatgaaaatgatagatTTACACCAGctgacataaataaaattgatttaattatattattttttgtttttttttaataatatcattaaaattaaaaatttaaatataattgtcatgacaaaatattgaataacttAACGTGTATGTGTGCTagatgaataaatatatattcattattagaAAGAGGTAATCAAGAGCTATTCACAAACCAAATATCACATGAATTGAATCACAAGTTGCTGAATAATTacgttcaatatatttatttttaacttttaactttgatcgttaatatCTTCACATCTAGTAATTCGATATGAATGATCTTTTTTTGTCCAGGTAGAGTAGGTTCTGGGCtttcatatgaatataaatatatatgtttagCATGCATGTATGCCAAGATATTAAcgattttgttaattgaataaaactctgacacaaaaatttttataattataattcttaccaAATAATGATCTTTACAGGTATTATTGAgctctttttactttacttaacaaggttttatttgctatttctgttttaaattgaataaattaataaaattaattttaaaaagtaattaacaagtagaataaaatcagtatagtaaaaaacaaaaaaaaacatctcaaaaactctaaatcataattcacattctttacagaaactttaagttttcaagtgatatcatttcaatatcatttcaatatcatttcaatatcgatttaatatcgatacgatattgaaataaaatattatcacatCGATATTATTtcgatattaaatcaatattgaaatgatatcaaaatgataatagaaatgatatcaaaacaacatctttaagtttaatttaaagatatcatttcgatatcattttaattatcatttcgatatcattttaatatcgatttaatatcgtaatgatatcgaggtgataatactttatttcgatatcatatcaatattaaatcgatattgaaatgatattgaaatgatatcgaaatgatacCGTTAAGATAAACTTAACGATATCGAttctatattgattaaaaatggtaagtttctgtaaagtttttattttgtatatatttttactaaaaaaaagaacatcaGCAAGTTTTAAACAGGCGTATAAAGTGTTGAAAAATGCCATGTGTTGCTCAACGCCAAAAAATGTAGGGAAACGAACCCTTTGTCAATCAACGccacttaaa encodes the following:
- a CDS encoding uncharacterized protein (SECRETED:cutsite_VEK-KG; SECRETED:prob_0.2047); SECRETED:SignalP(1-23): MEPFLTLPILLFLGLLAYLTVEKKGTFDALDLEFGNGNVTNVSIIFFFVVLSTYSILEETEWFKNIRYTIESVPNSNFETRILEIVGNRQNNWIDQSMIKQRSFSAVGDTGKVSDREYAGNAYNVSNPECVGNS